The following coding sequences are from one Mycoplasma mycoides subsp. capri window:
- a CDS encoding RDD family protein gives MNNSLITSKQTDFKLDNNYKLASLWKVFFARLFDLLICSIPLIIMSIFLKTKTGDIISLVIKYLVSFLWTFFYFVILSFLLRGNSLSKKLFKIELKSLKTNKISFFQILIREIWFIFIPLFIGFIFTLIFAFLLPVSFTKTQSWRISLSLIIYQIGLVIVLFWFLGLMISIRLQTNHQSFIDIKLGLIVIQKQKIIKQEPIVSNQILTRNDKHISLNEQPGNFDLEFIDELKQELNNQNQDNKQNTNNKNK, from the coding sequence ATGAATAATTCTTTAATCACTAGTAAACAAACTGATTTTAAACTAGATAATAACTATAAACTAGCTAGTTTGTGAAAAGTGTTTTTTGCTAGACTTTTTGATTTGTTAATTTGCTCAATACCACTAATTATAATGTCAATTTTTTTAAAAACTAAAACTGGAGATATTATAAGCTTAGTAATTAAGTATTTAGTGTCTTTTTTATGGACTTTTTTTTATTTTGTTATTTTAAGTTTTTTGTTAAGAGGAAATAGTTTATCTAAAAAACTTTTTAAAATAGAGTTAAAAAGTTTAAAAACAAATAAAATTAGTTTTTTTCAAATACTAATTAGAGAGATTTGATTTATTTTTATTCCTTTATTTATTGGGTTTATTTTCACTTTAATTTTTGCTTTTTTACTACCAGTTAGTTTTACAAAAACTCAGAGTTGAAGAATTTCTTTATCTTTAATTATTTATCAAATCGGACTAGTAATTGTTTTGTTTTGATTTTTAGGATTAATGATTTCAATTAGATTACAAACTAATCATCAGTCTTTTATTGATATTAAATTAGGTTTAATTGTTATTCAAAAACAAAAAATTATAAAACAAGAACCAATTGTATCTAATCAAATTTTAACTAGAAATGATAAACACATTTCTTTAAATGAACAACCAGGTAATTTTGATTTAGAATTTATAGATGAATTAAAACAAGAATTAAATAATCAAAATCAAGACAATAAACAGAATACAAATAACAAAAACAAATAG
- a CDS encoding ATP-dependent helicase → MSVDHLLDLLNPQQLAAVINTDKPVRIIAGAGSGKTRVITTKIAYLIEKKHIDPTRILAVTFTNKAAKEMKERVLQITKNQKKSPFISTFHAWCSKVLRIDGKHVGLKDKFLIIDSDDQKRIIKNALKESNIELSENDKKTFDKKILYKIKEWKEELVDPDEAILNANSTYDRNSAIIYKLYQETLLKNNSIDFDDLQIYVYLLFKNHQEILNKWRNAYDYVLVDEFQDTNDIQFSLIKFLTINTNHLTVVGDPDQTIYSWRGAKLDIILNFNKTYNNAISIVLNQNYRSTKQILDISNSFIKNNKFREHKEIFTNNKSGKKVVLKECNSKTSEASYVSFKIKELIKQGYHYKDIFILYRMNAWSQEFEKELINKKIPFQLIGGIKFRERKVIKDAMAFLKMISIKDDLSSQRVLSLIPKIGNITIEKIINTANLNHISIFDLITNEDKTLLQSITKNLDELIEVFKTAHQLYLDNTNIEEILKYLLIQSGYENKLKVKNEHDDLDNINALYDQLKRFDENFDANYYSEDNKLIAFLQEEALTSDIDEAQQIDKVSLLTVHAAKGLENKIVFITGLNQGIFPTRLSENNQKELEEERRALYVALTRAKEELFLTYVKGDYSHIMQSELKPSKFIHELDKDLYEFESQFLNSQIYDTNQHKTPSFYVSPKQHNLYNVGDYVEHKLFGKGIITKVINDQLQISFTNSSYGIMIIAANNSALTKL, encoded by the coding sequence ATGTCAGTAGATCATTTATTAGATTTATTAAATCCTCAACAACTAGCAGCAGTTATAAATACAGATAAACCAGTAAGAATTATTGCTGGAGCCGGTAGTGGAAAAACTAGAGTAATTACAACTAAAATTGCTTATTTAATTGAAAAAAAACATATTGATCCAACTAGAATTTTAGCTGTAACTTTTACAAATAAAGCAGCTAAAGAAATGAAAGAGCGTGTTTTACAAATTACAAAAAATCAAAAAAAATCTCCTTTTATTTCTACTTTTCATGCTTGATGTTCTAAAGTATTAAGAATCGATGGAAAACATGTTGGTTTAAAAGATAAGTTTTTAATAATTGATTCTGATGATCAAAAAAGAATTATTAAAAATGCTTTAAAAGAATCAAATATAGAATTAAGTGAAAATGATAAAAAAACTTTTGATAAAAAGATTTTATATAAAATTAAAGAATGAAAAGAAGAACTAGTTGATCCAGATGAAGCAATTTTAAATGCTAATAGTACTTATGATAGAAATTCTGCTATTATTTATAAACTGTATCAAGAAACACTTTTAAAAAATAATTCTATTGATTTTGATGATCTACAAATTTATGTTTATTTATTATTTAAAAATCATCAAGAAATTTTAAATAAATGAAGAAATGCTTATGATTATGTATTAGTTGATGAGTTTCAAGATACTAATGATATTCAATTTAGTCTAATTAAATTTTTAACTATAAATACTAATCATTTAACAGTAGTTGGTGATCCTGATCAAACTATTTATTCTTGAAGAGGTGCTAAATTAGATATTATTTTAAACTTTAATAAAACATATAATAATGCTATAAGTATTGTTTTAAATCAAAATTATAGATCAACAAAACAAATACTAGATATTTCTAATAGTTTTATTAAAAACAATAAATTTAGAGAACATAAAGAAATTTTTACAAATAATAAATCAGGTAAAAAAGTAGTTTTAAAAGAATGTAATTCAAAAACTAGTGAAGCTAGTTATGTAAGTTTTAAAATTAAAGAACTAATAAAACAAGGTTATCATTATAAAGATATTTTTATTTTATATAGAATGAATGCTTGATCTCAAGAATTTGAAAAAGAACTAATTAATAAAAAAATTCCTTTTCAATTAATTGGTGGAATTAAGTTTAGAGAAAGAAAAGTAATTAAAGATGCTATGGCATTTTTAAAAATGATTTCAATTAAAGATGACTTGTCATCTCAAAGAGTTTTAAGTTTAATTCCAAAAATTGGAAATATTACAATTGAAAAAATTATAAATACTGCAAATTTAAACCATATAAGTATATTTGATTTAATTACAAATGAAGACAAAACATTATTACAATCAATTACTAAAAATTTAGATGAACTTATTGAAGTGTTTAAAACAGCTCATCAATTATATTTAGATAATACAAATATTGAAGAAATTCTAAAATATTTATTAATTCAATCTGGTTATGAAAATAAATTAAAAGTTAAAAATGAACATGATGATTTAGATAATATAAATGCTTTATATGATCAATTAAAAAGATTTGATGAAAATTTTGATGCAAACTATTATAGTGAAGATAATAAATTAATTGCTTTTTTACAAGAAGAAGCTTTAACTAGTGATATTGATGAAGCACAACAAATCGATAAAGTTTCATTACTAACAGTTCATGCAGCTAAAGGATTAGAAAATAAAATAGTTTTTATTACTGGATTAAACCAAGGAATTTTTCCAACAAGACTATCTGAAAATAATCAAAAAGAATTAGAAGAAGAAAGACGTGCTTTATATGTTGCTTTAACTAGAGCAAAAGAAGAATTATTTTTAACTTATGTTAAAGGTGATTATTCTCATATTATGCAATCTGAATTAAAACCAAGTAAGTTTATTCATGAACTTGATAAAGATTTATATGAATTTGAATCTCAATTTTTAAATAGTCAAATTTATGATACAAACCAACATAAAACACCTTCATTTTATGTTTCACCAAAACAACATAACTTATATAATGTTGGTGATTATGTTGAGCATAAATTATTTGGTAAAGGAATTATAACAAAAGTTATAAATGATCAATTACAAATTTCATTTACAAATTCTAGTTATGGAATAATGATTATAGCTGCTAATAATTCGGCTTTAACTAAGCTATAA
- a CDS encoding HPr family phosphocarrier protein, protein MAKFSAIITDKVGLHARPASVLAKEASKFSSHITIMAGEKQGNLKSIMNVMAMAIKTGTEVTIQADGNDEEQAIKAIKQTMIDTALIQG, encoded by the coding sequence ATGGCAAAGTTTTCAGCTATTATTACAGATAAAGTAGGTTTACATGCCAGACCAGCTTCAGTATTAGCTAAAGAAGCTTCAAAATTTAGTTCACATATTACTATTATGGCTGGTGAAAAGCAAGGTAATTTAAAATCAATTATGAATGTAATGGCAATGGCTATTAAAACTGGAACTGAAGTAACTATTCAAGCTGATGGAAATGATGAAGAACAAGCAATCAAAGCAATTAAACAAACCATGATTGACACAGCTTTAATTCAAGGATAA
- a CDS encoding CPBP family intramembrane glutamic endopeptidase, protein MIKKFSIKDTNVDQAYPFDFKFYKPKIEGMIILFSLVILPLVTVIFLNVFKKELNITDSRIGLIFQLSSIVFTIIGGLIFWSRNPVSFWKSGVGILFGFPIFLQLFAIFFSLLANVFNVLKNGGVWTQIYNLLIQTVAEILIIIFAFNKISNLKNKVKQTLKENKKLLIPISIGFAVVAFIVGNTLYSLIISQLNLNLGESENQKSLVSPFQNDGIGKYIYMIIFIILTIFIAPLCEEIIARQALFTGVSNKVLSIITSSLYFGVLHIASGDVYNIFPYVIGGFFFSLAFSFSKGNLTYSWFSHSIYNTISVVLIIASLYIK, encoded by the coding sequence ATGATTAAAAAATTTAGTATAAAAGATACTAATGTTGATCAGGCTTATCCATTTGATTTTAAATTTTACAAACCTAAAATCGAAGGAATGATTATTTTATTTTCATTAGTTATTTTGCCTTTAGTTACTGTAATATTTTTAAATGTTTTTAAAAAAGAATTAAATATAACTGATAGTAGAATTGGTTTGATTTTCCAACTTTCAAGTATAGTTTTTACTATTATTGGTGGATTGATTTTTTGATCAAGAAACCCTGTTAGTTTTTGAAAATCAGGAGTTGGTATATTATTTGGCTTTCCAATCTTTTTACAGTTATTTGCTATATTTTTTAGTTTATTAGCAAATGTATTTAATGTTTTAAAAAATGGTGGTGTTTGAACTCAAATTTATAATCTTTTAATTCAAACAGTTGCTGAAATTTTAATAATTATTTTTGCATTTAATAAAATCTCAAATTTAAAAAATAAAGTTAAACAAACTTTAAAAGAAAATAAAAAACTATTAATACCTATTAGTATAGGTTTTGCTGTTGTTGCTTTTATTGTTGGTAATACTTTATATAGTTTAATTATTTCTCAATTAAATCTAAATTTAGGTGAATCAGAAAATCAAAAAAGTTTAGTCTCTCCATTTCAAAATGATGGAATTGGTAAATATATTTATATGATTATATTTATTATACTAACTATATTTATTGCTCCATTATGTGAAGAAATTATTGCAAGACAAGCTTTATTTACTGGTGTTTCAAATAAAGTTTTATCAATTATTACTTCAAGTTTATATTTTGGAGTTTTACATATTGCAAGTGGAGATGTTTATAATATTTTTCCATATGTGATAGGTGGGTTTTTCTTTTCTTTAGCTTTTAGTTTTTCTAAAGGTAATTTAACTTATTCATGATTTTCACATTCAATTTATAATACTATTTCAGTAGTTTTAATAATAGCTAGTTTATATATAAAATAG
- a CDS encoding RluA family pseudouridine synthase has translation MTKFVVNKNDQNQTLFKFLKKTFKTTPISVIYKWIRNKSIKINSKRISDKNYLLKINDVIEVYDSNKPIIRDQFNYISNVNLDIVYEDNNILIVNKPNNLEMHSTYNLCLDDMVKSYLVDKKEYDIYLENSFVVSHVHRLDKLTSGLVIYAKNKISSTILTNAFKSKDQINKYYYALTSSDWNLDEFLQVNGYINYDSNIKKADFSLDKKNNYKYCQTEFKLINKNLILVKLITGKKHQIRSVLSFYNHPILNDFRYNGKKINDLKMIYLSAFKIEFKNLEKPLDYLNNKVFIKNPEWISKE, from the coding sequence ATGACAAAATTTGTTGTTAATAAAAACGATCAAAATCAAACTTTATTTAAGTTTTTAAAAAAGACTTTTAAAACTACACCAATTAGTGTGATTTATAAATGAATAAGAAATAAATCTATTAAGATAAACTCTAAAAGAATTAGTGATAAAAATTATTTATTAAAAATAAATGATGTTATTGAAGTTTATGATTCAAATAAACCAATAATTAGAGATCAGTTTAACTATATTAGTAATGTTAATTTAGATATTGTTTATGAAGATAATAATATTTTAATAGTTAATAAACCTAATAACTTAGAAATGCATTCAACTTATAATTTGTGCTTAGATGATATGGTTAAATCTTATTTAGTTGATAAAAAAGAATATGATATTTATTTAGAAAATTCTTTTGTGGTTTCTCATGTTCACCGTTTAGATAAATTAACTAGTGGGTTAGTAATTTATGCTAAAAATAAAATTAGTTCAACTATTTTAACTAATGCATTTAAATCAAAAGATCAAATTAATAAATATTATTATGCACTAACTAGTAGTGATTGAAATTTAGATGAGTTCTTACAAGTTAATGGTTATATTAATTATGATAGTAATATAAAAAAAGCTGACTTTAGTTTAGATAAAAAAAATAATTATAAATATTGTCAAACCGAGTTTAAACTAATTAATAAAAACTTAATTTTAGTAAAATTAATAACAGGAAAAAAACACCAAATTAGAAGTGTGTTAAGTTTTTATAATCATCCTATATTAAATGATTTTAGATATAATGGTAAAAAGATAAATGATTTAAAAATGATTTATTTATCAGCTTTTAAAATTGAATTTAAAAACTTAGAAAAACCATTAGATTATTTAAATAATAAGGTGTTTATAAAAAACCCAGAATGAATTAGTAAGGAGTAA
- the ligA gene encoding NAD-dependent DNA ligase LigA → MSKDKALLRINQLKEQLNLWSKQYYVDDNPSVDDIEYDLALKELISLETLYPELITTDSPSQKVGGMVSEKFLKITHKTPMLSLGNVFSFDEFLDFNTQISKVSNTLDNQYVAELKIDGLSISLVYENGSLVSAATRGNGVVGEDVTINVKTIKSIPLKINKKERVEVRGEIYLSKAEFEKINQKRLVNNEDLFINPRNAAAGTLRQLDSKIVASRNLDAFLYYYISDDSNNLTQYESILKLNELGFKTNKETMLCKNLDEIKAYIDKYTNLKNDLDYQIDGIVFKINDKNLQNSLGFTSKIPKWAIAYKFPAEIKQTKLLDIFATVGRTGKITYNAKLEPVFLMGATISAATLNNAEYIKSKDLRINSIVKIKKAGDVIPEVIEAIKDETFYKLEKFKPILYCPNCHSLLEKNENEVDQFCINSSCSMKILRSLQHFSSREAMNIVSLGDRSLEILFNLKIIQNISDIYRLEEYKDQILAIENFGLKSYLNLIDSINISKNNSLEKVLFGLGIRHIGSKTAKILARKYQNIDNLMKASYDELIQINSIGESLALSIIDWFKIEDNLKLIDELKSFNINFNYLGAKINSDSIIANKSFVITGTLTRPREEFKTLIENNAGKVIGSISKQTDYLLAGNNVGSKLEKAKKLGVKIIDEQQFFDLLKSEKG, encoded by the coding sequence ATGTCAAAAGATAAAGCTTTATTAAGAATTAATCAATTAAAAGAACAATTGAACTTATGATCAAAACAATATTATGTTGATGATAATCCAAGTGTTGATGATATTGAATATGATCTAGCTTTAAAAGAATTAATTAGTTTAGAAACTTTATATCCAGAATTAATTACAACTGATTCACCAAGTCAAAAAGTTGGTGGAATGGTTAGTGAAAAGTTTTTAAAAATCACTCATAAAACTCCAATGCTAAGTTTAGGTAATGTTTTTAGTTTTGATGAGTTTTTAGATTTTAATACTCAGATAAGTAAAGTTTCAAATACTTTAGATAATCAGTATGTTGCTGAATTAAAAATTGATGGTTTGTCAATTTCATTAGTTTATGAAAATGGAAGTTTAGTTTCAGCTGCTACTAGAGGTAATGGTGTTGTTGGTGAAGATGTTACTATTAATGTAAAAACAATTAAATCAATTCCTTTAAAAATCAATAAAAAAGAACGTGTTGAAGTTAGAGGAGAAATTTATTTATCTAAAGCTGAATTTGAAAAAATTAATCAAAAAAGATTAGTAAATAATGAAGATCTATTTATAAATCCTAGAAATGCAGCTGCAGGTACTTTAAGACAATTAGATTCAAAAATAGTTGCAAGTAGAAATCTTGATGCTTTTTTATATTATTACATTAGTGATGATTCAAATAATTTAACTCAATATGAATCGATTTTAAAATTAAATGAATTAGGTTTTAAAACTAATAAAGAAACAATGTTATGTAAAAATTTAGATGAAATTAAAGCATATATTGATAAATATACTAATTTAAAAAATGATTTAGATTATCAAATTGATGGAATTGTTTTTAAAATTAATGATAAAAATTTACAAAATAGTTTAGGATTTACTAGTAAAATTCCAAAATGAGCAATTGCTTATAAGTTTCCAGCTGAAATCAAACAAACCAAATTATTAGATATATTTGCAACAGTTGGAAGAACTGGAAAAATTACTTATAATGCTAAATTAGAACCTGTTTTTTTAATGGGAGCAACCATTAGTGCTGCTACTTTAAATAATGCAGAATATATTAAATCAAAAGATTTAAGAATTAATAGTATAGTTAAAATAAAAAAAGCTGGAGATGTTATTCCAGAAGTTATTGAAGCTATTAAAGATGAAACTTTTTATAAATTAGAAAAATTTAAACCTATATTATATTGTCCAAATTGTCATTCTTTATTAGAAAAAAATGAAAATGAAGTTGATCAGTTTTGTATAAATTCTTCTTGTTCTATGAAAATATTAAGATCTTTACAACACTTTAGTAGTAGAGAAGCTATGAATATTGTTAGTTTAGGAGATAGAAGTTTAGAAATTTTATTTAATTTAAAAATCATTCAAAATATTTCAGATATTTATAGATTAGAAGAATATAAAGATCAAATTTTAGCAATTGAAAATTTTGGTTTAAAAAGCTATTTAAATTTAATTGATTCAATTAATATTTCTAAAAATAATTCTTTAGAAAAAGTTTTATTTGGTTTAGGAATTAGACATATTGGAAGTAAAACTGCAAAAATTTTAGCTAGAAAATATCAAAATATAGATAATTTAATGAAAGCTAGTTATGATGAATTAATTCAAATAAATTCAATTGGAGAATCATTAGCTTTATCTATTATTGATTGATTTAAAATAGAAGATAATTTAAAACTAATTGATGAGTTAAAATCATTTAACATTAATTTTAATTATTTAGGAGCAAAAATTAATTCTGATTCAATAATTGCTAATAAGTCATTTGTAATTACTGGAACTTTAACAAGACCAAGAGAAGAATTTAAAACATTAATTGAAAATAATGCAGGTAAAGTAATTGGATCTATTTCTAAACAAACTGATTATTTATTAGCTGGTAATAATGTAGGTTCTAAACTAGAAAAAGCAAAAAAATTAGGTGTTAAAATTATAGATGAACAACAATTTTTTGATTTATTAAAATCAGAGAAAGGATAA
- the gatC gene encoding Asp-tRNA(Asn)/Glu-tRNA(Gln) amidotransferase subunit GatC: MSNRFNKEFWKELAHDFMFELNDEELENLMSVEDKLFDDFKKITSIDTTDVEPTFYTVNQIHSYLRDDEPIQTNCQKEILENAPTKHDDYITIARVVK; encoded by the coding sequence ATGTCAAATAGATTTAATAAAGAGTTTTGAAAAGAATTAGCTCATGATTTTATGTTTGAATTAAATGATGAAGAGCTTGAAAACTTAATGAGTGTTGAAGACAAACTTTTTGATGATTTTAAAAAAATCACTAGTATTGATACAACAGATGTTGAACCAACTTTTTATACAGTTAATCAAATTCATTCATATTTAAGAGATGATGAACCAATACAAACTAATTGTCAAAAAGAAATTTTAGAAAATGCGCCAACTAAACATGATGATTACATCACAATAGCAAGGGTGGTTAAATAA
- a CDS encoding amidase family protein: MQDYRKKSIFEIHKDLVDKKYTVLDLTKEVLKNLKYELDSNAINYLAEIHALKQAKKIEENFDSNNLLSGIPYICKDNFSTKDIPTTASSKILENYIPNYSAALVDSLEKNQSILVGKSALDELGMGGTGLLSCNGKIANPWDKNRIVGGSSSGSAYLVAKGLVPFATGTDTGDSIRKPASYNGIVGFKPTYGVISRYGLLPYAPSLDTAGFFTKNVDDMAVLCDASYDNDNRDFSSTTADHVDFLKQIDDFSNIKTFGYISSVIESLDQEHKTHYYNLFETLKNKGYQIKALDFRQDLLDAVLPVYLMIANSESVSTNSCLDGIKYGKRVDGNDYSEIMINSRTQGFGEIVRRRFAIGSLVLKGENQKKYLVQAKKVRTLINRDFNNLFDQVDVLLLPPSPSIAPLIEEINNPNKKSQEKDFIENILVLANFTGSPSITIPFFKTKNMPVGINITTKVKTDLLTLQAAKLLENIIGIKNQIVED; this comes from the coding sequence ATGCAAGATTATAGAAAAAAAAGTATTTTTGAAATTCACAAAGATTTAGTAGATAAAAAATATACTGTTTTAGATTTAACTAAAGAAGTATTAAAGAATTTAAAATACGAATTAGATTCTAATGCGATTAATTATTTAGCTGAAATTCATGCACTAAAACAAGCTAAAAAAATTGAAGAAAATTTTGACAGTAATAATTTGTTATCTGGAATACCATACATTTGTAAAGATAATTTTTCAACAAAAGATATTCCAACTACTGCTTCATCAAAAATACTAGAAAATTATATTCCAAACTATTCAGCTGCCTTAGTTGATTCACTTGAAAAAAATCAATCTATATTAGTTGGAAAATCTGCTTTAGATGAACTTGGAATGGGTGGAACTGGATTATTATCATGTAATGGTAAAATTGCAAATCCATGAGATAAAAATCGTATAGTTGGTGGTTCTAGTTCTGGGTCTGCTTATTTGGTTGCTAAAGGATTAGTTCCATTTGCAACAGGAACTGATACTGGTGATTCAATTAGAAAACCAGCTAGTTATAATGGAATAGTTGGATTTAAGCCAACTTATGGAGTAATTTCAAGATATGGATTATTACCATATGCTCCAAGCTTAGATACAGCTGGATTTTTTACAAAAAATGTAGATGATATGGCAGTTTTATGTGATGCTAGTTATGATAATGATAATAGAGATTTTTCATCAACAACAGCTGATCATGTTGACTTTTTAAAACAAATTGATGATTTTTCAAATATTAAAACTTTTGGATATATTAGTTCAGTAATTGAAAGTTTAGATCAAGAACATAAAACTCACTACTATAATTTATTTGAGACATTAAAAAATAAAGGTTATCAAATTAAAGCTTTAGATTTTAGACAAGATTTATTAGATGCAGTTTTACCTGTTTATTTAATGATTGCAAATAGTGAAAGTGTTTCAACTAATTCTTGCTTAGATGGAATTAAATATGGAAAAAGAGTAGATGGAAATGATTATAGTGAAATTATGATCAATTCAAGAACTCAAGGTTTTGGTGAAATTGTTAGACGTAGATTTGCAATAGGTTCACTAGTTTTAAAAGGTGAAAATCAAAAAAAATATTTAGTACAAGCTAAAAAAGTTAGAACTTTAATTAATCGTGACTTTAATAATTTATTTGATCAAGTTGATGTTTTATTATTACCACCATCACCATCTATTGCTCCATTAATTGAAGAAATTAATAATCCAAATAAAAAATCTCAAGAAAAAGATTTTATTGAAAATATTTTAGTTTTAGCTAATTTTACAGGTAGTCCTTCAATTACTATTCCATTTTTTAAAACTAAAAATATGCCAGTTGGAATTAATATTACAACAAAAGTTAAAACAGATTTACTAACACTACAAGCAGCTAAATTATTAGAAAATATTATTGGAATTAAAAACCAAATTGTTGAGGACTAA
- the gatB gene encoding Asp-tRNA(Asn)/Glu-tRNA(Gln) amidotransferase subunit GatB, producing MQNFEIIIGVENHVELKTNSKMFSPSKVSYGQIPNTLANEIDLAYPGTLPSVNKKGVELAILACNALNMQIDTLLTFDRKNYFYPDLTKGFQITQQFNPIGTNGSLEIILENGNKKVVEIERLHIEEDTAKQVHKDNLTYLDYNRSGVGLIEIVTKPVLRSAEEACLYVEKLREILLFLNVSDVKMNEGSLRTDLNISLRPYGSDKFSNKVEIKNLNSISNIKKAVEFEINRQKEILLKNQIVEQQTRRFDDQTSSTILMRSKIDSIDYRYFREPNIFPIQLDQKWVDKIISNSPELADQKRIRYVNELGLTIEDANIILTSLEMTQFFEKTIKLTTNYNKVAKMLISEIQAKLNLENKTIDQIELSPENLASVINLIDKNIISSKQTKVIMPIILDSNNETVEQIVERLNLKLITNKDEISKLLVNIINQNKDLLNQYSTRPERVIKTIMGQLMKQTNGNVDPEIANEIVIKEIEKNL from the coding sequence ATGCAAAATTTTGAAATTATTATTGGAGTTGAAAACCATGTTGAATTAAAAACTAATTCAAAAATGTTTTCACCAAGTAAAGTTAGTTACGGACAAATTCCAAATACTTTAGCAAATGAAATTGATTTAGCTTATCCTGGAACTTTACCAAGTGTTAATAAAAAAGGAGTAGAGTTAGCTATTCTAGCATGTAATGCTTTAAATATGCAAATTGATACTTTATTAACTTTTGATCGTAAAAACTATTTTTATCCAGATTTAACTAAAGGTTTTCAAATCACTCAACAATTTAATCCAATTGGAACAAATGGTAGTTTAGAAATAATTTTAGAAAATGGAAATAAAAAAGTAGTTGAAATTGAACGTTTGCATATTGAAGAAGATACTGCAAAACAAGTTCATAAAGATAATTTAACTTATCTTGACTATAATAGATCTGGTGTTGGGTTAATTGAAATTGTTACAAAACCAGTATTAAGAAGTGCTGAAGAAGCCTGTTTATATGTTGAAAAACTTAGAGAAATTTTATTATTTTTAAATGTTAGTGATGTAAAAATGAATGAAGGTTCACTAAGAACTGATTTAAATATTTCTTTAAGACCTTATGGTAGTGATAAATTTTCAAATAAAGTTGAAATTAAAAACTTAAACTCTATTTCAAATATTAAAAAAGCTGTTGAATTTGAAATTAATAGACAAAAAGAAATTTTATTAAAAAATCAAATTGTTGAACAACAAACAAGAAGATTTGATGATCAAACTAGTTCAACTATTTTAATGAGAAGTAAGATTGATAGTATTGATTATAGATATTTTAGAGAACCAAACATTTTTCCAATTCAACTAGATCAAAAATGAGTTGATAAAATTATTTCAAATTCTCCTGAACTAGCAGATCAAAAACGTATTAGATATGTAAATGAATTAGGTTTAACTATTGAAGATGCTAATATTATTTTAACTAGTTTAGAAATGACACAGTTTTTTGAAAAAACTATTAAATTAACTACTAATTATAATAAAGTTGCTAAAATGTTGATTTCAGAAATTCAAGCTAAATTGAATTTAGAAAATAAAACAATAGATCAAATTGAATTAAGTCCAGAAAATTTAGCTAGTGTAATTAATTTAATTGATAAAAACATTATTTCATCAAAACAAACAAAAGTAATTATGCCAATTATATTAGATTCAAATAATGAAACTGTTGAACAAATTGTTGAAAGATTAAATCTAAAATTAATTACAAATAAAGATGAAATTTCAAAATTATTAGTAAATATTATTAATCAAAACAAAGATTTATTAAATCAATATTCTACTCGTCCTGAAAGAGTAATTAAAACAATTATGGGTCAATTAATGAAACAAACTAATGGTAATGTTGATCCTGAAATTGCAAATGAAATTGTAATTAAAGAAATTGAAAAGAATTTATAA